In bacterium (Candidatus Blackallbacteria) CG13_big_fil_rev_8_21_14_2_50_49_14, the following are encoded in one genomic region:
- a CDS encoding protoporphyrinogen oxidase HemJ codes for MSQLYLWLKALHLIAVVAWFAGLFYIFRLYVYHIEASSDEVKKTLEVMERKLLRIIMNPAMIAVLLLGSGLIAVRWPEIMKSGWFHAKLLFVTLLFGYHHYAGVVRKQLAAGTCKLTSKQARLINEIPTLCLFVIIILVVIKPF; via the coding sequence ATGTCGCAACTCTATCTTTGGCTCAAAGCTTTGCATTTGATCGCTGTCGTGGCGTGGTTTGCAGGCTTGTTTTATATTTTCAGACTCTATGTCTACCATATTGAAGCCAGTTCTGATGAGGTTAAAAAAACCTTGGAAGTAATGGAACGTAAACTGCTCAGAATCATTATGAATCCTGCCATGATCGCTGTACTTCTTTTGGGCTCAGGTCTGATCGCCGTGCGCTGGCCGGAGATTATGAAATCAGGCTGGTTTCATGCCAAGCTTTTATTTGTGACTCTGCTTTTTGGTTACCATCATTATGCAGGAGTGGTACGCAAACAATTGGCTGCAGGAACCTGTAAACTGACTTCTAAACAGGCCCGTTTGATCAATGAAATACCGACACTTTGTCTCTTTGTGATCATTATTCTGGTGGTGATTAAACCTTTTTAA
- a CDS encoding short-chain dehydrogenase, with amino-acid sequence MEGKVCLITGATSGIGKVTARELAARGAHVILVGRNPDKTAAVTQEIQAQTDGQVEFIIADLSIQSEIRNLAEEVQKRTDHLDILVNNAGAVFARRELSVDGYEMTWALNHLAYFLLTHLLLDLLKSSAPSRIINVASTGHFGAVIDFPNLQGEQRYDILTAYGQSKLANVLFTFALARRLENTDVTVNCLHPGVVATDIWSLAPAWTRPVLKFGQKFMISPEKGAETILYLATSPEVEHITGKYFERKKIVPSSKISLNENLQERLWILSKRMTGLYVPSMS; translated from the coding sequence ATGGAGGGAAAAGTCTGTCTGATCACGGGAGCCACTTCCGGGATTGGCAAAGTTACCGCCCGAGAATTGGCTGCACGGGGCGCCCATGTCATTCTGGTGGGACGCAACCCAGATAAAACAGCTGCCGTCACCCAAGAAATTCAAGCCCAAACCGATGGGCAAGTTGAATTTATCATTGCAGATCTTTCCATTCAGTCTGAAATCCGCAACCTAGCCGAAGAAGTTCAAAAGCGCACTGATCATCTTGATATTTTAGTCAATAACGCAGGTGCCGTTTTTGCAAGACGCGAACTGAGCGTTGATGGTTATGAAATGACCTGGGCTCTCAACCACCTTGCCTATTTTCTCTTGACCCATCTGCTGCTGGATCTGCTGAAATCCAGTGCTCCCTCCCGGATTATCAATGTGGCTTCTACTGGTCATTTTGGGGCCGTGATCGACTTCCCCAATCTTCAAGGCGAACAACGCTATGATATTCTCACTGCCTACGGCCAATCCAAACTTGCCAATGTTTTATTTACTTTTGCTTTGGCCAGACGCTTGGAGAATACAGACGTCACAGTAAACTGCCTACATCCGGGGGTAGTTGCAACAGATATCTGGAGTTTGGCCCCTGCCTGGACCCGTCCGGTTTTGAAGTTTGGTCAAAAATTCATGATCTCACCCGAAAAGGGTGCAGAAACCATTCTCTATCTGGCAACCAGCCCTGAAGTTGAGCATATTACAGGCAAATATTTTGAGCGAAAAAAAATCGTGCCCTCTTCGAAAATTTCGCTCAACGAAAATCTTCAGGAACGTCTCTGGATTTTGAGTAAACGCATGACAGGGCTTTACGTTCCCAGCATGTCCTAG
- a CDS encoding glutathione S-transferase, which produces MASQYTPVIPHLHSINLSHYCEKVRWAFRRLNISYSEENHLPGFHLAANLARGGGRTTPCLFTSEGIIPDSTDILHWLDRQVEPEKRLFPDDQTREQVEALENRFDLNLGPHTRRYVYFYLLQDKPLCLKLLRQKGPAHEKNMLPFVWPALTAIMRQSMNITYEASQISLMKMKSEFDFVDQRLSDGRPYLCGDRFSAADLSFAALGAPIVGPAEYSVKLPELDELPPALAETMREFRQRPSGQKILKWFKEEQVRF; this is translated from the coding sequence ATGGCTTCCCAATATACCCCTGTAATTCCGCATCTTCACAGTATCAATCTCAGTCATTACTGCGAAAAAGTCCGTTGGGCGTTTCGGCGCTTGAATATTTCCTATAGTGAAGAAAATCATCTGCCTGGATTTCACCTCGCAGCCAATCTGGCACGCGGGGGCGGGCGCACAACCCCGTGCCTCTTCACCTCTGAGGGCATCATTCCAGACTCTACGGATATTCTCCATTGGCTGGATCGACAGGTAGAACCTGAAAAGCGACTTTTTCCAGACGATCAAACCCGTGAACAGGTTGAGGCCTTGGAAAACCGGTTTGATCTCAACCTGGGCCCGCATACACGGCGCTACGTTTACTTCTATCTGCTTCAGGACAAGCCTTTGTGTCTTAAGCTATTGCGACAAAAAGGTCCCGCACACGAAAAAAACATGTTGCCCTTTGTTTGGCCCGCTCTGACAGCTATCATGCGGCAATCCATGAATATTACCTATGAGGCCAGCCAGATTTCGCTGATGAAAATGAAATCTGAATTTGATTTTGTCGATCAACGGCTTTCAGATGGCCGCCCCTATTTGTGTGGAGACCGTTTCAGTGCTGCGGATCTGAGTTTTGCAGCCCTTGGAGCCCCGATCGTGGGGCCTGCTGAATATTCTGTCAAACTGCCTGAACTTGATGAATTGCCACCCGCCCTGGCTGAAACCATGCGCGAATTCAGGCAAAGACCTTCAGGCCAGAAAATTCTAAAGTGGTTTAAAGAAGAGCAAGTCAGATTTTAA
- a CDS encoding potassium channel protein — protein MRSRLTKTRLFVSLALFLGLICFGTLGYILLTGSDLFEALYMTIISITTTGYGETIDILHNKPARVFTMFLLLCGMGITVYFASYLTAFLVEGELKNFLSHRRMFREIEKLNSHLIIAGGGQTAFYAVEELLTARRPFVVIEKDPAAFEYMREHFHNYNLLGLIGDATDDEILKQAGIEQAVGLITTLPEDRDNLFVTITARGLNPGIRIIAKIVHQSSARKMRMAGADEVVCPDSIGGLRMVSQMIHPHVVQFLDTMMRIKSESIRIEEIKITGQICNGCSLKNLRLPEQFGNLLVLALLPANDHEAPLYNPVADTLTHTGDTLVVLGNIDWIGKARSYFAS, from the coding sequence ATGCGTTCACGACTGACCAAAACACGCCTATTTGTTTCTCTCGCCCTATTTTTAGGGCTGATTTGTTTTGGCACTTTGGGCTATATCCTGCTCACAGGCAGCGATCTGTTTGAAGCCTTGTATATGACGATTATTTCCATTACCACCACGGGATATGGCGAAACGATTGATATTCTTCACAATAAGCCAGCCCGTGTCTTTACTATGTTTTTGCTGCTCTGTGGCATGGGAATTACGGTATACTTCGCTTCATACCTTACAGCTTTTTTAGTTGAAGGGGAATTAAAAAACTTTTTATCCCATCGGCGTATGTTTCGCGAAATTGAAAAATTGAATTCTCACTTAATTATTGCAGGGGGTGGCCAAACTGCTTTTTATGCCGTTGAAGAACTTCTTACGGCGAGAAGGCCCTTTGTCGTGATTGAAAAAGATCCTGCTGCCTTTGAATATATGCGAGAGCATTTTCATAACTATAATCTGCTGGGCTTGATTGGCGATGCCACAGACGATGAAATATTAAAACAAGCAGGCATTGAACAGGCTGTGGGCTTAATTACGACCCTGCCTGAGGATCGTGACAATCTCTTTGTGACGATTACAGCCCGGGGCTTAAATCCAGGCATTCGTATCATCGCTAAAATCGTACATCAAAGTTCTGCTCGCAAAATGCGTATGGCAGGGGCCGATGAGGTCGTCTGTCCGGATTCAATTGGGGGCTTGCGCATGGTCAGTCAGATGATCCATCCCCATGTGGTGCAGTTTCTCGACACCATGATGCGCATCAAAAGTGAAAGTATCCGTATTGAAGAAATCAAGATTACAGGTCAGATCTGCAATGGCTGTTCCTTAAAAAATTTGCGCTTGCCTGAACAATTTGGCAATTTATTGGTTTTGGCGCTTCTGCCAGCTAATGACCACGAAGCCCCGCTTTATAATCCCGTGGCGGATACCTTGACCCATACGGGTGACACGCTGGTCGTGTTGGGAAATATTGATTGGATTGGAAAGGCCAGGAGCTATTTTGCGAGTTAG
- a CDS encoding RNA pseudouridine synthase, which yields MQDWEYDEDWAEDDEPELLPDEPAAVELARLQFEIPHFSQRTRIDSFLTRHLRYATRNRIQKAIAEGRVTVNGKNVKNSCPLHRGDLVEITLKRPAATDMVAQEIPLDILYEDEDLIVLNKPPGIAVHPTYQHWDGTLANGLLWHYRQQVGDMSAPFKPGLIHRLDKNTSGVLVVGKTLLAKRKLSRQFEERLTGKIYWALVWGVPRHQKGILETNLGVSKKNRMQIDVFPLHGPDGKPAKTGWEVLEKAGGFSLLRVVLFTGRTHQIRSHLRHLGHPIVGDATYGGLHGEGFDYPEKDTWLPQLQAIISRQALHAGHLEVNHPATGQRMAFQAPLPADILAALEWLRQFTQAQPE from the coding sequence ATGCAAGACTGGGAATATGACGAAGATTGGGCTGAAGATGATGAGCCGGAACTGCTGCCTGATGAGCCTGCAGCAGTTGAATTGGCGCGTTTGCAGTTTGAAATTCCCCATTTTTCTCAAAGAACCCGAATCGATAGTTTTCTAACCCGCCATTTGCGCTATGCAACCCGCAATCGGATTCAAAAAGCGATTGCGGAAGGGCGAGTCACCGTCAACGGCAAAAATGTCAAAAATTCTTGCCCTTTGCATCGGGGCGATCTGGTTGAAATTACCCTGAAGCGACCTGCAGCTACAGATATGGTCGCTCAGGAAATTCCCTTGGACATTCTCTATGAGGATGAAGATTTGATTGTCTTGAATAAACCCCCCGGTATTGCTGTGCATCCGACCTATCAGCATTGGGATGGCACGCTGGCCAATGGATTACTCTGGCATTATCGACAGCAGGTAGGGGATATGAGCGCCCCCTTTAAGCCGGGCCTGATTCACCGTCTGGATAAAAACACTTCAGGTGTATTGGTGGTGGGCAAAACTTTATTGGCCAAACGCAAACTCAGCCGCCAGTTTGAGGAGCGTTTAACTGGCAAAATCTATTGGGCCTTGGTTTGGGGAGTACCCCGTCATCAGAAGGGGATTCTTGAAACCAATTTAGGGGTTAGTAAAAAAAATCGCATGCAAATTGATGTTTTCCCGCTGCATGGCCCCGATGGAAAACCTGCCAAAACGGGCTGGGAGGTATTGGAGAAAGCAGGGGGATTTTCACTCTTGCGCGTGGTTTTATTTACAGGTCGAACGCACCAGATCCGATCGCATCTGCGACATTTGGGACATCCGATCGTCGGAGACGCAACCTATGGGGGTCTTCATGGAGAAGGCTTTGACTATCCAGAGAAAGACACCTGGCTGCCTCAATTGCAGGCGATTATTTCGAGACAGGCTTTGCACGCGGGGCATCTTGAGGTCAATCATCCGGCCACGGGTCAACGCATGGCTTTTCAAGCTCCCTTGCCTGCAGATATTCTGGCTGCATTGGAGTGGCTGCGTCAATTCACCCAAGCTCAACCTGAATGA